The stretch of DNA CCGGTGGACGAAGCAACCGTCGACTACTTCCGCGGCACCGGCCGTACCGAAGAAGAGCTGGCAGCCTTCGAAGGCTACTTCAAGGCCCAGGGCATGTTCGGCGTCCCGCAAGCCGGCGAGATCGACTACACCCGCGTGCTGGAACTGGACCTGTCGACCGTCACCCCGTCGCTGGCCGGCCCGAAGCGTCCGCAGGACCGTATCGAACTGGGCAACGTGAAGAACACCTTCACCGAACTGTTCAGCAAGCCGACCACCCAGAACGGCTTCAACAAGGACCCTAGCGAACTGCACAAGGTCTACGAAACGACCAACGGCGTGCGCGTGAAGAACGGCGACGTCCTGATCGCCGCGATCACCTCCTGCACCAACACCTCGAACCCGAGCGTGCTGCTGGCTGCCGGCCTCTTGGCCAAGAAAGCAGTCGAGCGTGGATTGAGCGTGGCGCCGCACATCAAGTCCTCGCTGGCCCCCGGCTCGCGCGTGGTCACCGAGTACCTGACCGCCGCCGGCCTGCTGCCTTACCTGGACAAGCTGGGCTTCGGCGTGACCGCCTACGGCTGCACCACCTGCATCGGCAACGCCGGCGACCTGACCCCGGAACTGAACGCCGCGATCGTCGAGAACGACATCGTCGCCTCGGCCGTCCTGTCGGGCAACCGTAACTTCGAAGCACGTATCCACCCGAACATCCGTTCGAACTTCCTGGCCTCGCCGCCGCTGGTCGTGGCCTACGCCATCGCCGGCAACATGACCCGCGACCTGATGAGCGAGCCGCTGGGCAAGGACCAGAACGGCGTCGACGTCTACCTGGGCGACATCTGGCCGTCGTCGCAGGAAGTGGGCGAACTGATGCGCTTCGCGATGAACTCGGAAGTGTTCCGCAAGAACTACGCCGACGTGAAGGGCAACCCGGGCGAACTGTGGCAGCGCGTGTCGTCGACCGAAGGTCAAGTGTACAACTGGCCCGAGTCGACCTACATCGCCGAGCCGCCGTTCTTCGCCGACTTCGAGATGACCCCGAAAGCAGCCGCCACCGGCATCCAGGGCGCGCGCGCACTGGGCGTGTTCGGCGACTCGATCACCACCGACCACATCTCCCCGGCTGGTTCGATCAAGGAAGACGGCCCGGCAGGCAAGTGGCTGAAGGACCACGGTGTCCTGAAGGCGGACTTCAACTCCTACGGCTCGCGCCGCGGCAACCACGAGATCATGATGCGCGGCACCTTCGCCAACGTGCGCATCAAGAACAAGATGATCCCGGCCAAGGCGGACGGTTCGGCGGTCGAAGGCGGCATCACCATCCACCAGCCGTCGGGCGAGCAGCTGTCGATCTACGACGCGGCGATGAAGTACATCGCCGAAGGCACCCCGACCATGATCTTCGGCGGCGAAGAGTACGGCACCGGCTCGTCGCGCGACTGGGCAGCCAAGGGCACCCAGCTGCTGGGCGTGAAGGCCGTGATCTGCCGTTCGTTCGAGCGCATCCACCGCTCGAACCTGGTGGGCATGGGCGTGCTGCCGCTGCAGTTCATCGGCAACGACAGCGTCGAGTCGCTGGGCATCACCGGCAAGGAAACCTACGACCTGAAGGGCCTGGAAGGCGAGATCAAGCCGCAACAACTGGCCACCCTGGTGATCCACCGCGAAGGCGGCGAATCGCAGGAAGTGCAAGTGCTGCTGCGTATCGACACCCCGATCGAAGTCGACTACTACAAGCATGGCGGCATCCTGCCGTTCGTGCTGCGCCAGCTGCTGGCTGCGTAATTACAGGGCCCGCGCCAGCGGGTCTACTGTGAGTGATAAGGCCTGAACCCTGCAAAGGTTCAGGCCTTTTGTTTTTTCTGAGGTCATTTAACAAGGTAGAGCGCTGGCGCC from Massilia varians encodes:
- the acnA gene encoding aconitate hydratase AcnA → MSRNTLNTLKEFPVGAGQNGQYYSLPALGEALGVNLSRLPVSIRIVLESVLRNCDGKKVTEEHIKQLANWGPTAERTEEIPFVVARVVLQDFTGVPLLADLAAMRNVAAKTGADPKKIEPLVPVDLVVDHSVTIDHFREPGALDLNMKLEFQRNNERYQFMKWGMQAFDTFGVVPPGFGIVHQVNLEYLARGVMRQGDVFYPDTLVGTDSHTTMINGVGVVGWGVGGIEAEAGMLGQPVYFLTPDVIGVNLTGKLREGCTATDLVLTITELLRKEKVVGKFVEFFGAGTRSLSTTDRATIANMAPEYGATMGFFPVDEATVDYFRGTGRTEEELAAFEGYFKAQGMFGVPQAGEIDYTRVLELDLSTVTPSLAGPKRPQDRIELGNVKNTFTELFSKPTTQNGFNKDPSELHKVYETTNGVRVKNGDVLIAAITSCTNTSNPSVLLAAGLLAKKAVERGLSVAPHIKSSLAPGSRVVTEYLTAAGLLPYLDKLGFGVTAYGCTTCIGNAGDLTPELNAAIVENDIVASAVLSGNRNFEARIHPNIRSNFLASPPLVVAYAIAGNMTRDLMSEPLGKDQNGVDVYLGDIWPSSQEVGELMRFAMNSEVFRKNYADVKGNPGELWQRVSSTEGQVYNWPESTYIAEPPFFADFEMTPKAAATGIQGARALGVFGDSITTDHISPAGSIKEDGPAGKWLKDHGVLKADFNSYGSRRGNHEIMMRGTFANVRIKNKMIPAKADGSAVEGGITIHQPSGEQLSIYDAAMKYIAEGTPTMIFGGEEYGTGSSRDWAAKGTQLLGVKAVICRSFERIHRSNLVGMGVLPLQFIGNDSVESLGITGKETYDLKGLEGEIKPQQLATLVIHREGGESQEVQVLLRIDTPIEVDYYKHGGILPFVLRQLLAA